In a single window of the Arthrobacter sp. StoSoilA2 genome:
- a CDS encoding TetR/AcrR family transcriptional regulator, with protein MASTKLPARQRLLDAADKLFYAEGVHTVGIDRLIEEAGVAKGSLFYNFSGKDDLVAAYLEGRDRQRRERIARHQVGLDEPTAKLLAIFDSLHEAVTSPGYKGCPFANANAEALPGSVEAEALKTFRGWLSDAILSLCEEARFADPADVAARIRLLYDGAVSNSHLDAQPGAVRLAKELASMVLENAPRAL; from the coding sequence ATGGCCTCCACCAAGCTTCCGGCTCGGCAGCGTCTCCTCGATGCCGCAGACAAGTTGTTTTATGCCGAGGGTGTCCACACCGTTGGCATTGACCGCCTCATCGAAGAGGCAGGCGTAGCCAAGGGCTCGCTCTTCTACAATTTTTCGGGCAAGGACGATCTCGTTGCCGCCTACTTGGAGGGCCGCGACCGTCAACGGCGAGAACGCATAGCCAGGCATCAGGTCGGGCTTGACGAGCCCACAGCGAAATTGCTGGCCATCTTTGACTCCCTTCACGAAGCGGTGACCTCGCCCGGGTACAAAGGTTGTCCGTTCGCCAATGCCAACGCAGAAGCCCTTCCGGGAAGCGTCGAGGCTGAAGCCCTGAAAACGTTCCGCGGTTGGCTTTCCGACGCAATCCTCTCGCTCTGCGAAGAGGCTCGGTTTGCCGATCCGGCAGATGTCGCAGCGCGCATCCGCCTGCTCTATGACGGGGCGGTCTCCAATTCGCACCTGGACGCCCAGCCGGGGGCTGTCCGGTTGGCCAAGGAGCTGGCTTCCATGGTTCTGGAAAACGCACCCCGCGCCCTCTGA
- a CDS encoding NADP-dependent oxidoreductase, protein MKAITYSEYGTPDVLELTDQPMPKVGPGMVLVKVKAASVNPVDWKIMAGYLDSFMDLQFPAIPGWDVAGVVESVGIDAPQFQPGDEVIAYGRKDYVHGGSFAEYIALPERLLARKPDSLDWNESAGLPLAGLTAFQVLNRLGLKTGETVLIHGGSGGVGSLGVQIAAALGARVIATASPKNHDFLRSLGAEPVAYGEGLVGRVRALQPDGIDVVADFVGGNLEATLKVLSEGGRHASIADSEVEAHGGTWMWVSPVGAELQQLADLVDEHGIRVEVAETLPLAKAADAVRLNMEGHTRGKLVVRVGS, encoded by the coding sequence ATGAAGGCAATTACCTATAGCGAGTATGGAACCCCGGACGTCCTGGAGCTGACTGATCAGCCGATGCCCAAAGTGGGTCCAGGCATGGTCTTGGTGAAGGTGAAGGCGGCGTCGGTAAATCCGGTCGACTGGAAGATCATGGCCGGCTACCTGGACTCCTTCATGGACCTTCAGTTCCCGGCCATTCCGGGCTGGGACGTGGCGGGCGTTGTGGAATCGGTGGGAATTGACGCCCCACAATTTCAGCCCGGGGATGAGGTCATTGCCTATGGCCGCAAGGACTACGTTCACGGCGGAAGTTTTGCTGAATACATTGCGCTCCCGGAGCGGCTTCTCGCCAGGAAGCCGGACTCCCTGGATTGGAACGAGTCGGCCGGACTTCCTTTGGCCGGGCTCACAGCTTTCCAGGTACTCAATCGTCTCGGGCTCAAAACAGGCGAGACGGTTTTGATCCATGGCGGTTCTGGCGGGGTCGGATCCCTCGGTGTTCAGATCGCCGCGGCGCTCGGCGCGAGGGTCATCGCGACAGCGTCCCCAAAGAACCACGACTTTCTCCGCTCGCTTGGCGCGGAACCTGTTGCGTACGGTGAAGGGCTTGTCGGGAGGGTGCGGGCCTTGCAGCCTGATGGTATTGATGTCGTGGCCGACTTTGTGGGTGGAAACCTCGAGGCGACCCTGAAGGTCCTGTCCGAAGGAGGCCGGCATGCATCCATTGCAGACAGTGAGGTGGAGGCGCATGGTGGAACCTGGATGTGGGTGAGTCCCGTCGGTGCCGAACTGCAGCAGCTCGCTGACCTGGTAGATGAACATGGGATCCGGGTAGAGGTGGCGGAGACGCTTCCCTTGGCCAAGGCTGCGGATGCCGTCCGGCTCAACAT